A region of the Deltaproteobacteria bacterium genome:
GCGCTGGCTTTAATATATTTGAAGCATCAAGCGTGCCCCCTGAAACTGAACCAGCCCCCACTATGGTATGTATTTCGTCAATAAACAAAATGGCGTTTTCTTTATTGGTGATCGCCTTAATTACTGCTTTTAATCGCTGTTCAAATTCACCGCGAAATTTAGTACCTGCTATTAACGCCCCCATATCAAGGGCATAAATTTCAGCACTACGTAAAAGTTCGGGAACTCGCCCTTCGTAAATCGCTAAAGCTAAACCTTCGGCAATTGCTGTTTTGCCAACCCCCGGTTCGCCTACAAACACGGGATTATTTTTGCGGCGACGACATAAAACATGAATCGTTCGTTCAAGCTCTTGCTGACGACCAATAAGCGGATCAATTTTGCCAGCGGCAGCCTTGGCAATTAGACTAATAGTAAAAGCTTCAAGTGGATCCTGCTTGTTGCGGCTATCACCAGTATCATCTTCTTCGACTTTGGGAAATTCGCCTAAATCACCCTCACCATTTTTAGAAATACCATGCGAAATGAAGTCAAGAATATCAAGGCGGTTTATTCCTTGCTGCCGCAGTAAGTATACCGCTTGCGAATCAGGCTCATGAAACATTGCCGCTAATACATCACCTGCGTCTATTTCTTTCTTGCCGGCAGATTGTACGTGAATTGCAGCACGACGCAGCACGCGAGTTACCGCCAAGGTTTGTTCAAGATCTAAACGCTCACCAGGTGAAACGACTTCAAGTGTAATTAGATATTCTTCAAGCGATTTTTTTAAAGCATTAATATCCGCGCCACAGCCTTCAAGAATATTTATCGCCCATTTATCATGGCACATAGCAAACAATAAATGCTCAAGACAGACGAGTTCATGTCGTCGGCGTTCAGCTTCGCGTACCGCTAAATTAAAGGTCAGCTCTAACTCTCGGGTAATCATGTTTCGGGCTCCGTTGAGCAACGCAAGGGAAATTCATGAGCCCTGGCAATGCGAATAACTTTAGCAGCTTTGGTTTCAGCGATTTCATGGCTATAAACACCAGCAATACCAACGCCTTTTTGATGAACTTGTAACATAATTTCAGCGGCTTTAATTTCAGAATGACGAAAAACCGTCATTAATATCATCACCACAAAATCCATGGTGGTATAATCATCATTATGCAATAGCACCTTAAATAAGCGTGGTCGTTGAACTTTGCGTTCTTGGGCGGTTGCTATTGCCCCTTCGCCTTGCCAGCTGAAGTTATTATTATTATCGTCATGTTCGTGTGCCATCAATGCACATTATAAGCATCCTGCAAGCAAAACGATAGCTTTCAAGCTATAAACTTAAATTATTTTGGCATTAAAAATCTTATAGAGTTACGGCTATTTCAATGCCTACATTCCACTCACGTTTACTTTCATACTTGCCATAATTTCGTGAGTTGGGATCAGTATTTAATTCCCATTGTTGCGTTATGCGACCAACAAGATAGGTATAGGTAACCAATTGATAACGCGCCTGGGCCACTGCGTATGAACGGTTATCGAGTTTAAAAATATCTTCGGTATTTTCGATATTTGTACGTGCATAAAATGCTTTAAATTGCACAACTTCAAGAGCCGGAACACTTAAAAACACTTGCAGATTAGGGTAGCTGCCTTGATAGGCTTCATAGCTAGCACCAATTTGAAACAGCCCAACAAAATCAAAAGCCAACTCCCCTAAAAAGCCATTAATACCTTTACCTGAAGGCAAATTGCGTACCGTTACTACTTTAGGTGCTGCTTTGTTATCAAATTTATAACTGAAACGTTCAATTTCATAAAATGAGTTAAAATACGCAGGTAAGTAATCAGATGCAAAACGGCGATATTCAAGACGAATAGGAATAGTCAATGAAAAGCCGATTGGCATTTTTAAAGTGGTTAGCACACCAAGGTGCCAACCCCAGCCAGCTTGATTGAT
Encoded here:
- a CDS encoding ATP-dependent Clp protease adaptor ClpS, producing the protein MAHEHDDNNNNFSWQGEGAIATAQERKVQRPRLFKVLLHNDDYTTMDFVVMILMTVFRHSEIKAAEIMLQVHQKGVGIAGVYSHEIAETKAAKVIRIARAHEFPLRCSTEPET